One genomic region from Thalassotalea sp. PS06 encodes:
- a CDS encoding type II toxin-antitoxin system HipA family toxin: MTSKAYVYLDGLEDKPVICGVTEVDEPGKFGRFRYGKSYLARTDAFPLDPIHLPLSENQYRTTFNKGLFGALSDAGADSWGEKVILSLHKTKPKNRLEFLLAGSGMGVGALVFSLSSSSSKPKYNKNTLGDLPMLLKAKDAILADKEIPSEAKRAFEFGSSMGGARPKTIIQDDQLSYLAKFNRPDDLYNVVKVENAAMHMLAELPCNVANTKVKNTPSGDVLLIERFDLKNGKPTCHYLSANSIFSVNKVSNSTMREQYTYGYLAEFIMKYVSDPTDAHDLYYRMVFNVLIGNTDDHSRNHAMVYNFASQDWRLSPAYDVLPINSSKQHGIGLGAYGREGTIANLLSQSDRFGLKQFKAKKIIDQVMELASEWEHYFKAHNVGAGDIERLRAVIPTF, translated from the coding sequence ATGACTTCTAAAGCCTATGTCTATCTCGACGGTCTCGAAGACAAACCTGTTATTTGCGGTGTGACAGAAGTCGATGAGCCAGGAAAGTTCGGTCGTTTTCGGTATGGTAAAAGCTACTTAGCACGAACCGACGCATTCCCCCTCGATCCGATACATTTGCCACTTAGCGAAAACCAATATCGAACAACATTCAACAAAGGACTATTTGGCGCGCTCTCAGACGCCGGTGCAGACTCGTGGGGTGAAAAAGTCATATTATCACTGCACAAAACCAAACCTAAAAACCGGCTGGAGTTTTTATTAGCCGGTTCCGGTATGGGCGTTGGCGCATTAGTATTTAGCTTATCTAGCTCTTCATCTAAGCCCAAATACAATAAAAACACCTTGGGCGATCTGCCCATGTTACTGAAGGCGAAAGATGCGATATTGGCAGATAAAGAGATACCCAGTGAAGCAAAAAGAGCGTTTGAATTTGGTTCATCAATGGGCGGTGCTCGGCCAAAAACTATCATTCAAGATGATCAGCTGTCATACCTGGCTAAATTCAATCGACCCGATGATCTATACAATGTCGTCAAAGTTGAAAATGCAGCTATGCATATGCTCGCTGAATTACCTTGTAATGTTGCCAACACCAAGGTTAAGAACACGCCCTCAGGAGATGTGTTATTAATTGAACGCTTCGACCTTAAAAATGGCAAACCAACTTGTCATTATTTAAGTGCAAACTCTATTTTTAGCGTTAATAAAGTCAGTAACTCAACAATGCGAGAGCAATACACCTACGGTTATTTGGCCGAATTCATAATGAAATATGTCTCCGATCCCACCGATGCACATGACCTGTATTATCGAATGGTTTTCAATGTCCTAATTGGTAATACCGACGATCATTCCCGCAATCATGCCATGGTTTATAACTTTGCGAGTCAAGATTGGCGCTTAAGTCCGGCGTATGATGTGCTCCCGATTAATTCATCCAAACAACATGGCATTGGCCTGGGAGCATATGGCAGAGAAGGCACGATAGCAAACCTACTGAGCCAATCTGACCGATTTGGCTTAAAACAGTTTAAAGCCAAAAAAATCATCGATCAGGTGATGGAGTTAGCCAGTGAGTGGGAGCACTATTTTAAGGCTCATAACGTTGGTGCCGGCGATATTGAACGCTTACGTGCGGTAATACCGACGTTTTAG
- a CDS encoding helix-turn-helix transcriptional regulator produces the protein MQKSQTLLKTIGKLVVASRAATMDQTELGQRVGVGRNTISSIENGKPVNAETLFKVLEHLELIDDLQIAIEKKLDEQSNPLSRKSRKDTQELDNDF, from the coding sequence ATGCAGAAATCACAAACCCTTCTCAAAACCATTGGAAAGTTAGTGGTTGCGTCTCGCGCAGCAACGATGGATCAAACCGAACTTGGTCAACGTGTAGGTGTTGGCAGAAATACCATATCCTCAATTGAGAATGGCAAACCGGTAAATGCAGAAACCTTGTTTAAAGTACTTGAGCACTTAGAATTAATCGATGATCTGCAAATCGCGATAGAAAAAAAACTCGATGAGCAAAGTAATCCCCTTTCGCGAAAATCTCGAAAAGATACTCAGGAGTTAGACAATGACTTCTAA
- a CDS encoding IS110 family transposase gives MMKLYGGIDLHSNNCVIAIVNGNGEKLLTKRLDNDLTVIQSFLKPYKNDLTGLVVESTFNWYWLVDALMEDGFQMHLANPSAIQQYSGLKHADDKTDARWLAEMLRLDVLPEGYIYPKEMRSVRDLMRKRMDIVQQSTKNLLSIQSCYMRHLGYKPSSNKIKQMAQCFEETNIDDINQTFSSAHTSTAVYSNLALLRCAQQQIKHIESQVLKQVSLSPEFRLLTSIDGIGKVLALTIMLETGTIERFASAGNFASYCRCVNGSRTSNGKKKGSTNIKNGNRYLAWAFIEAANFAMRYNPAIKKYYQRKLARTNRNIALKTVAHKLARACYHVLKSNVAFEDNKAFS, from the coding sequence ATGATGAAACTATATGGTGGAATTGATTTGCATTCAAACAATTGTGTTATTGCTATTGTAAATGGTAACGGTGAAAAGTTGTTGACCAAAAGGCTAGATAACGATTTAACGGTTATTCAATCATTCTTAAAACCCTACAAAAATGATTTGACCGGACTCGTTGTGGAGTCGACCTTTAACTGGTACTGGCTTGTCGATGCTTTGATGGAAGATGGTTTCCAAATGCACTTAGCTAATCCCAGTGCGATTCAACAATATTCAGGACTCAAGCACGCTGACGATAAAACGGATGCCCGATGGCTTGCTGAAATGCTACGGCTTGATGTGTTGCCTGAAGGCTATATATACCCAAAAGAAATGCGAAGCGTGCGAGACCTGATGCGCAAGCGAATGGATATCGTACAGCAATCGACAAAGAATTTGTTATCCATCCAAAGTTGCTATATGCGCCACCTGGGTTATAAACCAAGCAGCAATAAAATTAAGCAAATGGCCCAGTGCTTTGAAGAGACGAATATCGATGATATCAACCAAACATTCTCTTCGGCACATACCAGTACTGCCGTCTATTCAAACCTAGCGTTATTGCGCTGTGCACAGCAACAGATTAAGCACATAGAATCACAGGTTTTAAAGCAAGTATCGCTGTCTCCTGAATTTCGTTTACTGACCAGCATTGATGGTATCGGCAAGGTGCTTGCGCTGACCATCATGTTAGAAACAGGAACGATAGAACGGTTTGCAAGTGCGGGTAACTTCGCCTCGTATTGTCGCTGCGTAAATGGCAGCAGGACAAGTAACGGTAAGAAAAAAGGCTCCACGAATATAAAAAATGGTAACCGTTATCTAGCGTGGGCGTTTATAGAAGCGGCCAATTTTGCTATGCGATACAACCCGGCAATAAAAAAGTACTATCAGCGAAAACTGGCTAGAACGAATCGCAACATCGCCCTTAAAACGGTTGCTCATAAGCTCGCGAGAGCTTGTTACCACGTACTTAAAAGTAACGTAGCATTCGAGGATAACAAAGCATTCAGTTAA